Genomic window (Dyadobacter fanqingshengii):
CCTTTTTTGTAAAGCAGAGCGGTGCGATTCTGGCCATTTCCGCAGGCGTTTATTGGATATTAAACAGAGAATGGAAAATGCTGTTAAGCCTGACGGCATTCGGCATGGTCGTTATGGGTCTTTATCTGGCCATTCTACCCATTAACACCATCGACCTGTTTTTTACCAACATTATCGGAGGTGTGGCCAATTCGGCGAGTTGGGAGTGGTTTTATGACTGGACGCTGCAACACTGGCTTCTGCAATTTGCACCATTGATTATCGCCAATATGATTGTGAGCGGCTACATTATTTACCACAGATATTCCAATTTTCTTCTGTTCCTGACGCTTTGCTGCTTTTTAACTTTCATCTTTTCAACTTCAACAGCATTCAAAATTGGCGCTGGCGTGGGTTACTATCAGGATTATCTGATTCTGGCGGTAATACAGATTACACTTTTCATCACGCATTCTGCAAACGCTTATCGGTTTAATCAAGGTTTTTTCAGGATTGCCGCTTCGTTTTACATGCTATTCGCATTTTTGCACTGCACGCTTTTTGTTTTTATGAAATACAAATCGGCTATCCATTCCAACTTTGAGCGCAATTACATTGATGAACGGAATGTATCGGAATATTTATACCATGAGAAAAACCTGAAACCGCGGGAGTGGGTTTATATTTGCGGCGGCAATAATCTGGAAGGCTATTTTCTGAATCATTTTCTGGTCAACAATGCATTAATTCCTTTTGCTGACCTTGTTTATCTGGCCAATTTAAACGGCACCTTCCGGTTTGATAAATTTGAAAGCATGGTTAGGAGAAAGGATATTAAATATGTAATTTCATTAAAAGGGATTGTTCCTACCAACATTCTCAATGTTGATTTTACGAACACTTTAAAATATAGCTCAACCGTGGGCCCGTACGACATTTACGAGGCCGACAAATAGCATAAGATATAAATTTTTGGCATGGAAGAGACCAAACCTCAGTTAGTAAAAATTACATTTGACGGCATTGAAGTCGAAGTAGAACCGGGAACAACGATTATGCAGGCTGCGCGAAAAATCGCGGAAGCGGACGCTAGTCAGGCTGCACTTGTGCCTCCGGCCATGTGTTACTACAAACCGCTGCCTACTTCGGGTGGAAAATGCAGAGCTTGTCTGGTTCGTGTTGCACAAGGTTCTGCGAAAGATCCAAGGCCAATGCCAAAGCTTGTTCCATCCTGCATTACACAAGTTCAGGAAGGAATGGTGGTTGAAAACACAACTAATCCGGCCGTGCTGGAAACGCGCAAAAGTATTGTGGAATTCCTGCTAATTAATCACCCGCTCGACTGCCCTATTTGCGACCAGGCCGGAGAATGTCATTTGCAGGATTTTGCATTTGAGCATGGTTCGGTAAACACGCGTTATGAGGAAGACAGAAGGACTTTTGATAAAATCGACATTGGTCCTTACGTGCAACTGCACATGACGCGCTGCATCCTTTGTTATCGTTGCGTTTATACAGCCGACCAGATTACGGACAAGCGTCTGCATGGCGTAATGAACCGTGGAGATGCTTCTGAGATAAGCACTTACATTGAAAAAGCGATCGATAACGATTTCTCCGGAAATGTGATCGACGTTTGTCCTGTGGGAGCGCTTACTGACAAAACATTCCGTTTCAAAAACCGCGTTTGGTTCACCAAACCAGAAGACGCACACCGCGACTGCGATAAATGCTGTGGCAAAACCACACTTTGGTACAGAGGCGACGAAGTGATCAGGGTTACCGCGCGCAAGAATACCTGGGGAGAAGTGAATGACTTCATTTGCAACACCTGCCGTTTTGAAAAGAAAAAAACGAGCGACTGGGTGCTCGAAGGCCCTACCAAAGTGAAACGCAGCTCTGTAATTTCTGCAAACAAATACCGCGCTGATCTGGTTAAAAAACCTGATTTCGCAATAAAAATGGCAGAAACGCAATACAAGCGCATCGACGACACACGTCCTTTTGTAACCGATGAAGACACCATTCGTCATCAAAGCATCGAAAATAACGACAAAGCAAATCACCGCTCATTGTTAGCTAAAAATAACTAGTCATCGGCATCAGAGCCGGTCTTTAACCTTGTTTACAAAAAATGGATTTAACGGAGTTTCTCATTAAAACCGCAACAATATTCGTTGTTTTTGTCCTTACGCTGGTCATTGCCATGTATTCAACCTGGGGTGAGCGCAAAGTTGCGGGATTTATCCAGGATAGGATGGGCCCAAACCGTGCGGGACCGGGTGGGTTGTTGCAGCCGCTTGCGGATGCGGGTAAAATGTTTTTCAAAGAAGATTTTATTCCGGCTTTGGCTAACAAATGGCTTTTCATAGCAGGACCCAGCTTGGCGATGCTTACGGCTTTGCTCGCCAGCGCGGTAATTCCTTTCGGAAGCACTTTCCGTATCAATGGTCATGAAGTTGCTTTACAAGGTGTGGAGTCCAACATTGGAATCCTTTATGTTTTCGGCGTTGTCGCATTAGGTGTTTATGGCATTATGGTCGGCGGCTGGGCTTCCAATAACAAGTTTTCGCTGCTGGGTGCCATCCGTGCGGCTTCGCAGAACATTAGTTATGAAGTTGCGATGGGCCTTTCGCTGATTGCAATTTTAATGATGAGCAGCTCGCTTTCATTAGGTGAAATCGTGGCACAGCAGCATGGCGGAAACTGGAATATTTTCTACCAACCCTTAGGCTTCATCATTTTCATAACCTGCTCATTCGCAGAATGTAACCGTGTGCCTTTTGACCTTCCTGAATGTGAAACTGAACTTGTAGGTGGTTATCATACAGAATACGGAAGTATGAAATTGGGCTTCTATTTGTTTGCTGAGTATATCAACATGTTCATTTCTTCTGCTATTATCTCTGTTTTATATTTTGGCGGATACAACTATCCTGGAATGGATTGGGTTTATACGCAGCTTACACAGGCATTTGGAACCGAAACGGGACATAATGCAGCCACATTGATCGGAACGGCAGTATTTTTTGGCAAAGCATTGTTCTTCATTTTCTTCTATATGTGGGTGCGCTGGACTATTCCACGGTTCCGTTATGATCAGCTGATGAACCTGGGCTGGAAAAAACTGATCCCGCTTGCTATCTTTAATATTATTATCACCGGTGCCGCCGTGCTTTTCTTGAAGCCGATGATCACCGCGTGGTTGAATTAATAAAAACACATTGCCATGCAACTGACAAATCGCTCTAAGCAAGTAAGCAATAAGGAAATGACGTTCATGGAGCGCGCCTACTTGCCTGCTATTGCAACTGGGTTAGCGATCACCATAAAGCACTTTTTTGCAAAAAAAGTAACCATTCAATATCCTGAGGTCAAGCGTTATCTTGGACCTGTTTTTCGCGGCAGGCATATTCTGAAAAGGGATGAAGACGGTCGCGAACGCTGCACTGCATGCGGTTTGTGCGCCGTTGCTTGTCCTGCGGAGGCGATTCAGATCGTTGCTGCTGAGCGGGAAAGAGGCGAAGAAAATCTCTATCGCGAAGAAAAATATGCGGCAGTTTACGAAGTGAACATGCTTCGTTGCATATTCTGTGGCCTTTGTGAAGAAGCTTGCCCGAAACAAGCTGTTTATTTGCGCCACGACGAATTCGTTCCCGTATTTGCGGAACGCGATCAGGTGATTTGGGGAAAAGATCTTTTGGTAGAAGATATGACCAACCGATACACCCGAGAAGCCTGGACTAAGGAAGAAGCGCGCGCATTGGACTTGAAGAGAGCCAGCGGCGAAGTTACCAATGTTGTTCCGAGAGCCATTCCCTGAACACATTCATTGAGCATATCAGCTATCTAATTTTATGAATTCAGCTATTTCGTTTTTCTATTTTTTATCATTCCTGACTGTCCTCAGCGCAGTAATGGTGGTTGTTTCGCGCAACCCGATCCACAGCGTCCTGTATCTGATCCTGACATTCTTTACGCTTTCGGGACATTATATTCTGCTCAATGCGCAGTTTCTGGCCGCCGTTAACATTATTGTTTACGCGGGTGCCATTATGGTTCTGTTCCTGTTTGTGATCATGTTCTTGAATATGAAGCAGGATAATGACGAATCTAAAACCAATCTCACCAAGATTGCGGCCACGATTGTCGGCGGAACTGTATTTGTGATCCTTTTCGGCGCTTATCGCAAAAGCGTTATTCCGGGATTTGATCCTCAGCAATTTGATTCACAAATCGGGATGATCGAAAACCTGGGACATTTGCTTTTCCGCGATTATCTGCTTCCTTTTGAGTTGGTTTCGATTCTCCTTTTGGTAGCAATGGTGGGTGCAGTGATGTTGGGAAAAAGAGAAATCGGGGAAAGACATTTTTAAGATCTTCTGCTAACATCTTAGCATATAAAAAAGGGAAATACTCAACCGAGCATTTCCCTTTTTCTTTTGTATTAATCGCTTCTTAGCTCGCTTCTACTTCTGAATAAGCTTCAACCGGAATGCATGAGCAGATCAGGTTTCTGTCACCGTAAGCGCTGTCGACGCGGCTTACACTTGGCCAGAACTTGTTGAAACGTAAATGAGGCAATGGGAATGCAGCTTTTTCGCGGCTGTAAGATCTGTTCCAATTTTCGCTTAACAATATTCTGGATGTATGCGGTGCATTTTTAAGCACATTGTCCGTGCGGTCTGCTGTGCCATCCTGAATCTCACGAATTTCATTCCTAATCGCGATCATCGTATCGCAAAAACGATCCAGTTCCGCTTTCGACTCTGATTCCGTTGGTTCGATCATCAATGTGCCTGCAACAGGGAATGACAATGTGGGCGCGTGGAATCCGTAATCCATCAAACGTTTTGCAAGATCCTCTGCTTCCACACCAAATGCTTTAAATGATCGGCAATCCAGGATCATTTCGTGCGCGCAACGTCCGTTTGTGCCGGTGTAAAGCACATCGTAATGTCCGCTCAGGCGCTCTTTGATATAATTGGCATTCAGAATGGCGTATTTGGTTGCATTTGTAAGCCCTGCCTCTCCCATCATGGCAATGTATGCGTAGGAAATCGTGAGGATACTTGCACTTCCGTAAGGCGCGGCAGAAACGGCTCCTGCTTCACCGGCTGGCAAATGTTCTGGCTGCGTGCTGAAATTAACATGACCAGGAAGGAAAGGCATCAAATGTTCCGCCACACCGATCGGGCCAACGCCAGGTCCGCCGCCTCCGTGCGGAATGCAGAATGTTTTATGCAGATTCAAATGGCAAACGTCCGCACCAATGGTTGCCGGACTTGTAAGTCCAACTTGCGCATTCATATTGGCACCATCCATATAAACCTGTCCGCCAAATGAATGGATCATTTCGCAGATTTCAATAATGCTTTCCTCGTACACACCATGCGTTGAAGGATAGGTGACCATCAAGCAAGACAATTCATCTTTATATTGCTCGGCTCTGGCTCTCAAATCGGCCACATCAATGTTTCCTCTTTCATCACATTTGGTAACCACCACTTTCATTCCCGCCATGACAGCCGATGCAGGGTTGGTTCCGTGTGCCGAAGAAGGGATCAATGCAACATTTCTGTGTACATCACCGCGGCTTTCGTGATAAGCACGAATCGCCATAAGCCCCGCATATTCACCTTGTGCGCCAGAATTTGGCTGAAACGACATCGCAGCAAATCCCGTGATCTCACAAAGCCAGATGTTGAGCTCGCTTACCAGCTGCGCGTAACCACCAACCTGATTTGTCGGAGCGAACGGGTGAATTGCACCAAATTCCGGCCAGGTTAATGGGATCATTTCAGCGGTTGCATTTAGTTTCATTGTGCAGCTGCCCAGTGAGATCATCGAATGAACCAACGATAAATCTTTATTTTCAAGTGATTTCAAGTAACGCAGCATTTCGTGCTCCGTATGGTGCGTGTTGAAAACAGGATGTGTCAAATATTCAGATGTGCGGGCCAGATTTGCTGGCAGATCCAGTTCCAACTCTTCATCAATCACCATTTCACCCTGAAAGCCAGACACTTCTGCAAATACATTCAAAAGTGAAATGACATCATCAAAGGTCTTTGCTTCATCAAATGACACCGAGACACTTTCTTCACCATTATATTTCAGGTTAATGCCCCATTTTACGGCTGTTTCTCTCAGCTTCCTGGTTAAACCAGTCTTAACCGTGACAGTATCAAAGTAATGTTCCGTTACGACCTCATAATGGAATTGTTTGATAGTGTCAACAAAAAGCTTGGTAAGTCCGTGAACGCGGGCGGCAATGTTCTTAATGCCTTCCGGTCCGTGGTAAACGGAGTATGCACCCGCGATAACCGCCAGAAGCACTTGCGCAGTGCAAATGTTGGAAGTTGCTTTTTCACGACGGATATGCTGCTCCCGCGTCTGCAAGGCCATGCGCAATGCGCGATTGCCTTCCGTATCCACAGAAACACCGATAATCCGGCCCGGTATATGTCTTTTAAATGAATCTTTTGTTGCAAAATAAGCAGCATGCGGGCCGCCATAACCCATAGGAACGCCAAATCGCTGCGAAGTACCAACAACCACATCCGCGCCCATTTCACCTGGCGATTTTAGCAATGTCAATGCCAGCAGATCAGCCGCAACGGCAACTGAAAGGCCTTGTTCGTGTGCAGAAGCAATGAAATCTGTATAGTCAATAACTTCCCCATTGGTGGCAGGATATTGAACCAGCACTCCGTAAAGGTTTTCACCTGTAAGATCCACGGTCGCGTGGTTTCCTACTATAATGTCAATGCCGATTGGCTTCGCCCTTGTGTGAACGAGGTCGATCGTTTGTGGATGACAAAGTTCTGAAACGAAGAATGTGTTCGCTTTTTTTCTTGAAGCAGGACGCAGGCTGTGCAGCATGGTCATTGCCTCCGCAGCAGCAGTGGCTTCATCCAGCAATGAAGCGTTAGCGATCTCCATGCCTGTCAAATCCGTAATAACGGTTTGGAAATTAAGCAACATTTCCAATCTGCCCTGCGCAATCTCGGCTTGGTAAGGCGTATAAGCCGTGTACCAGGCTGGATTTTCAAGAATGTTCCGGAGAATTACATTAGGTGTGATGGTGTCGTAATAACCTGTTCCTATATATGATTTAAGCACAGCATTTTTGCTGGCAATTTTCCGGATTCCCTGCAAAAATTCCTGCTCGGTTTTCGGTCTTGGCAGGTTCAATGGCTTTTGCAGTCTGATGGCCGGGGGAAGCGTCTGGTCAATCAATTCATCCAGTGATGCGGCTCCGATCGTGCTCAGCATTTCCTGCAATTCCTGCGCATCTTTACCGTGGTGACGGTTTTCAAATTTATCCTGGTTCCGAAGATTAATTTTCATTCAACTTGGGCTGACGACGTCAATATTAAGTGGTTTTTAAAATACAAAAGTAAGCAAATCCAATCGAATCTTTTAGAGAATGATGGCTATGCTTACTCTTGAATATATGCAAATTTTAAAGCAATTCGAATGTCATTTGTTGGGACAACCGCAATCCGTTTTCCGCTTGAATATTCCGAGGAATTTCTTGGATTTCGGCTTTTTGTAACCCTTATACTTTTTCTTTTTGACTAAAAGCTCAGTCTTCGCGTTCGCTGGTTTGGCATTAACCGTGTTAACACCGGATATTCCGCAAATCAATGCGAGTACGAGAAATAAGGAAGCAAATTTTGTCATCATATTCATTTTTTAGGATTACAGAACCTTATATACTCAACGCATTTAGGCTGTTATCCTGTATAACCGATCAAACCCAATTACAAGTTCCCTAAATCTTACGCTCTAACCAACTCAATGATAGCGATTTCGGGCAAAATACCCACACGCCCCGGATAGCCTAGATAGCCAAAACCGCGATTAACATACAAATGCTGGTCGTTTTCGGTGTATAACCCGGCCCATTGTTTGTATCTGTATTGCACAGGGCTCCACTTCAATCCACCGATTTCCACACCAAACTGCATGCCGTGCGTATGCCCGGCCAATGCAAGGTCAATGTCTTTGTACTTAGGTAAAACCTGGGCTTGCCAATGACTTGGATCGTGTGAAAGCAGAATTTTGACAGGAAAATCATCCGTATGCTGATATGCCTTTTCAAGGTTTCCATATTTGGCAAAATTACCTGCGCCCCAATTTTGAATCCCTATTAGGCCAATTTCTTCGCCATCAACACGGATCGCGCGGTTTTCATCCAACATTAAATTCCAGCCTAATAACTGATGCGCTTTTCTCAGATCTGCCAGATTATTCGTTTTGGCTTCCACACTCGGCCATTGGAAATAGTCACCATAGTCGTGATTTCCCAGGATTGAATGTACACCCAGCGGTGCTTTTACTTTATTAAAAATATCAATATAGTCACGCACTTCCAGCGCGCGGTCATTCACGAGGTCGCCCGTGAAAAATGCAATATCCGGTTTTTCCTTCATCAACATTTCGACGCCTCCTTTCACGGCCGTTTTATTAAAAAAGCTTCCTGAGTGAATGTCAGACAATTGTGCGATTTTAATCCCGTCAAATGCTTTGGGCAGATTTTTAAGTGGAATGCGCACGCGGCGAATGCGGTAATCGTGCGCGCCTGAGATTATGCCGTACGCAAATGTGCCCATAAGCCCGGCCCCTGCCACCATGGCCGTCGTGGCCAGGAATTGCGAACGCGGAATGGTCTGCTCTCCCGAAACAGGTGAAACTGGCGCCGCGGATGGAAAGAAAAAGCTCGCTATCCATTGTAAAAAACGGCGAATGTCGTCCAGGAACAACAGGAAAACAGCCAGTAGTTTGGACAAATAAGGAATCGCTATGAAGG
Coding sequences:
- a CDS encoding NADH-quinone oxidoreductase subunit J family protein, which codes for MNSAISFFYFLSFLTVLSAVMVVVSRNPIHSVLYLILTFFTLSGHYILLNAQFLAAVNIIVYAGAIMVLFLFVIMFLNMKQDNDESKTNLTKIAATIVGGTVFVILFGAYRKSVIPGFDPQQFDSQIGMIENLGHLLFRDYLLPFELVSILLLVAMVGAVMLGKREIGERHF
- a CDS encoding 2Fe-2S iron-sulfur cluster-binding protein gives rise to the protein MEETKPQLVKITFDGIEVEVEPGTTIMQAARKIAEADASQAALVPPAMCYYKPLPTSGGKCRACLVRVAQGSAKDPRPMPKLVPSCITQVQEGMVVENTTNPAVLETRKSIVEFLLINHPLDCPICDQAGECHLQDFAFEHGSVNTRYEEDRRTFDKIDIGPYVQLHMTRCILCYRCVYTADQITDKRLHGVMNRGDASEISTYIEKAIDNDFSGNVIDVCPVGALTDKTFRFKNRVWFTKPEDAHRDCDKCCGKTTLWYRGDEVIRVTARKNTWGEVNDFICNTCRFEKKKTSDWVLEGPTKVKRSSVISANKYRADLVKKPDFAIKMAETQYKRIDDTRPFVTDEDTIRHQSIENNDKANHRSLLAKNN
- the gcvP gene encoding aminomethyl-transferring glycine dehydrogenase produces the protein MKINLRNQDKFENRHHGKDAQELQEMLSTIGAASLDELIDQTLPPAIRLQKPLNLPRPKTEQEFLQGIRKIASKNAVLKSYIGTGYYDTITPNVILRNILENPAWYTAYTPYQAEIAQGRLEMLLNFQTVITDLTGMEIANASLLDEATAAAEAMTMLHSLRPASRKKANTFFVSELCHPQTIDLVHTRAKPIGIDIIVGNHATVDLTGENLYGVLVQYPATNGEVIDYTDFIASAHEQGLSVAVAADLLALTLLKSPGEMGADVVVGTSQRFGVPMGYGGPHAAYFATKDSFKRHIPGRIIGVSVDTEGNRALRMALQTREQHIRREKATSNICTAQVLLAVIAGAYSVYHGPEGIKNIAARVHGLTKLFVDTIKQFHYEVVTEHYFDTVTVKTGLTRKLRETAVKWGINLKYNGEESVSVSFDEAKTFDDVISLLNVFAEVSGFQGEMVIDEELELDLPANLARTSEYLTHPVFNTHHTEHEMLRYLKSLENKDLSLVHSMISLGSCTMKLNATAEMIPLTWPEFGAIHPFAPTNQVGGYAQLVSELNIWLCEITGFAAMSFQPNSGAQGEYAGLMAIRAYHESRGDVHRNVALIPSSAHGTNPASAVMAGMKVVVTKCDERGNIDVADLRARAEQYKDELSCLMVTYPSTHGVYEESIIEICEMIHSFGGQVYMDGANMNAQVGLTSPATIGADVCHLNLHKTFCIPHGGGGPGVGPIGVAEHLMPFLPGHVNFSTQPEHLPAGEAGAVSAAPYGSASILTISYAYIAMMGEAGLTNATKYAILNANYIKERLSGHYDVLYTGTNGRCAHEMILDCRSFKAFGVEAEDLAKRLMDYGFHAPTLSFPVAGTLMIEPTESESKAELDRFCDTMIAIRNEIREIQDGTADRTDNVLKNAPHTSRILLSENWNRSYSREKAAFPLPHLRFNKFWPSVSRVDSAYGDRNLICSCIPVEAYSEVEAS
- a CDS encoding metallophosphoesterase; this translates as MNRTFVFIFLTFILFAIDWYVWQGLRFAIRNLMPQTQRWIGGAYWVFTALTLGAYIMMQLLPPDYLKSTTRTFIVAFIAIPYLSKLLAVFLLFLDDIRRFLQWIASFFFPSAAPVSPVSGEQTIPRSQFLATTAMVAGAGLMGTFAYGIISGAHDYRIRRVRIPLKNLPKAFDGIKIAQLSDIHSGSFFNKTAVKGGVEMLMKEKPDIAFFTGDLVNDRALEVRDYIDIFNKVKAPLGVHSILGNHDYGDYFQWPSVEAKTNNLADLRKAHQLLGWNLMLDENRAIRVDGEEIGLIGIQNWGAGNFAKYGNLEKAYQHTDDFPVKILLSHDPSHWQAQVLPKYKDIDLALAGHTHGMQFGVEIGGLKWSPVQYRYKQWAGLYTENDQHLYVNRGFGYLGYPGRVGILPEIAIIELVRA
- the nuoH gene encoding NADH-quinone oxidoreductase subunit NuoH, yielding MDLTEFLIKTATIFVVFVLTLVIAMYSTWGERKVAGFIQDRMGPNRAGPGGLLQPLADAGKMFFKEDFIPALANKWLFIAGPSLAMLTALLASAVIPFGSTFRINGHEVALQGVESNIGILYVFGVVALGVYGIMVGGWASNNKFSLLGAIRAASQNISYEVAMGLSLIAILMMSSSLSLGEIVAQQHGGNWNIFYQPLGFIIFITCSFAECNRVPFDLPECETELVGGYHTEYGSMKLGFYLFAEYINMFISSAIISVLYFGGYNYPGMDWVYTQLTQAFGTETGHNAATLIGTAVFFGKALFFIFFYMWVRWTIPRFRYDQLMNLGWKKLIPLAIFNIIITGAAVLFLKPMITAWLN
- a CDS encoding NuoI/complex I 23 kDa subunit family protein, translated to MQLTNRSKQVSNKEMTFMERAYLPAIATGLAITIKHFFAKKVTIQYPEVKRYLGPVFRGRHILKRDEDGRERCTACGLCAVACPAEAIQIVAAERERGEENLYREEKYAAVYEVNMLRCIFCGLCEEACPKQAVYLRHDEFVPVFAERDQVIWGKDLLVEDMTNRYTREAWTKEEARALDLKRASGEVTNVVPRAIP